The genomic region TCAAGCGAAAGACTTCGGAGGGCGCCGCCGCAGTCGAATGCACCTTCGACGGCGAGACGATGAAGACATTTGCCTGGCTCACGCCTCCCGACATGGCCACGCGCTATCCGCTCACTTCCGCAGAAGACCGATAACATCCGCACGCGATCAACAAGGAAAACGCTCGGCAAAAAGTCGTATAAGGGCGAACGCGCGTCCGATCGATCCGCTCGATTCACCCGCCGACCGATCACCTTAGAGCCGGCGTCCAAAAAACGCAATTCTGGCTGCGCAGCGCCGGAAAATCACTTGTGTGTCATCGTCTTAACCTCTATTCTTCAAGCGACACATAAGGAGCGCCCCTTCGATGCTTTCGTCAGTTCGTGCCCCTTCCCGGCGAAGGCACGCGCCGCCCGATCGCGGCGCCTCTTCGCTGCGCGCCGAAATCGCAAAGTGGTTCGACGCCGAAAGCTCAGCGCGGGTCACGCGCTTCGGACGCATCTACTTGGGCGGTAGCCGCTATGTGTGCGTGAGCGCGCCGGACCGCGTTCGCGGCGGCTCCCATTCGCTCTACTTCTTCCATCACGGAAAAAGCGACTGGCGCGTCTACCCGCCGGCCGGCGTCGGGCCGAGCATCGTGTACTGCTCGATCGCAGCGCCAACAGCCAGCGCAACGGGCACAACGGGCGCAACCGATGCAAAGGCAGCGCCCGGCTAACGATCTCACGACTTCGCTGCGAGAAGTACCTGCCCGGTGATCGCTTCGTCGATCGTGCGCTTGTATGCCTTGGCGACTTCCGCCGCCGCAATGCCCTGCGACGCGTCCTTGCCCATCGCTTCGAGCGTCTCCGCGACCCATCCGGGACTCACGACATTCACTCGCATCCTGCCGTGAAGCTCCAGCGCGGCCACGCGCGCGAATGCTTCGACGCCCGCGTTGACGATGCTCACCGCCGCGCTGCCGACCATCGGTTGCTGCGCGAGGACGCCGCTCGTCAATGTGATGGCGCCGCCCTCATCGACGTGGCCCGTCGCGCAGCGCACGAGGTTCACCTGACCCATCAGCTTGTTGGCGAGACTGAACGCGTAGTCGTCGTCCGAGAGCGTATCGAGCGGCGCAAACTTCGCCGTGCCGCCGACGCACAAGACCGCGCCGACCTTTCTTACTTGCGCGAACATCGCCGCGATGCTCGCTTTGTCCGACAAGTCGACCGCGACATCCGAACCCTTGCGGCTCGCCGTGACGATCTCGTGCTCGGCTTCGAGCAATCGCGCGATCTGCGTGCCCAGCAATCCCGTTGCACCCACGATCAGCACTCGCATAAGGCCTCCTGAAGATAGAACGACAGAGATAGACAGCGATCATGCTACCGCCCTCGCCCGCTTCGCGCTCGTTGGGGCAGCGACAAAAAAAATGCCGCGATACGCGATCGCGGCATTTACATGGTGCGTATATCGGGCGTCGAACTCATCCGCCCAGGAGATCGATCACCTGCATGATCTCGCTGCGCAACTGATCGACATCGACGGCGGGCTGCTGCGCCTGTGCGGCTCCGGGCGACTCGTCCATCTCGGCGGCGTCGCCGTTGGCGCGCCCTTGCGCATCGAGGCGATTGCGCGCGCCGTTGATCGTGAAGCCCTGTTCGTACAGCAGCTCACGAATGCGCCGGATCAGCAGGACTTCATGATGCTGATAGTACCGGCGATTCCCGCGTCGCTTGACCGGCCGCAGTTGCGTGAACTCCTGCTCCCAATAGCGCAGCACATGCGGTTTGACGCCGCATAGTTCGCTGACTTCGCCAATCGTGAAATAACGCTTGGCTGGGATCGGAGGCAAGACGACTTTTTCCATCGTCGATCAACCATCGTTTGAGTGATGTCGATTGAAGCACGGCAGTCGAAGAGCGATGCGCTCACGCACCGGCGCAGGAAACGCGTCAACGGGAAAGACTCGTCTCCGCTCCGGTTTCGACCAGCGCCTTCAGTTTCTGGCTTGCATGAAATGTGACGACGCGACGCGCCGCAATGGGAATGGCTTCGCCGGTCTTGGGATTGCGGCCCGGGCGCTGCGGCTTGTCGCGCAACTGGAAGTTGCCGAAGCCGGACAGCTTGACGCTGTCGCCGCTTTCAAGCGCATCGCGGATGACTTCGAAGAACGCTTCGACCATGTCCTTCGCTTCGCGCTTGTTCAGACCGACGTGGTCGAACAGCATTTCCGCGAGCTCGGCTTTGGTGAGCGTCGGCGTGTCGTTCGACACCGCGCCCGAAGTCGTGTTGTCTCGGGTCATGGCGCTGCGCTGCGCCGAAAGAAGGGCTTCGAAATCACTCGAGTTCATTTGGTTCATATCGGTAAGACGGCGCGACACATTTTCAGACTTGAGGATTGAGACGGAGGCCTCATTGCAGGCTATCCGCGCAGCCGCGCGCCGTGTACTCGAGCCAGGCGATCCACCAGCGTTTTGATAGCCGTATCGACCGTTTCGTCCTGAAGCGTGCCGCCAGTATCTTGCAACGTTACACGGAAGGCAAGACTTTTCTCATGCACTCCCAAACCGCCGGAAGTGTTTGATTTTGGACGGAATTCGTCGAAAAGCGCAACCCTCGTCACATGCTTGCAGGCAGGCTCCGAACGCGCGTTTTCCAGCTCGTCCAGCAGCGCCTGCACCGGCACGGACTGGTCGACGACGACCGCGATATCGCGTCGCACCGGCGGGAATTTCGATACCTCGGAAGGCGTCGGCAGTGCGCGGTCCATCAGCGCGTCGGCTTCGACCTCGAAGAGAATCGGCGCGTGCGGCAGATCGTATTTCTGCAGCCAGCGCGGATGCAGTTCGCCGATCCAGCCGACCGCGCGCCCCGCTACTTCGATGCGCGCGCTGCGTCCCGGATGCAGCGCCGAATGCTCGGCCTTCACGAAACGCGGCGCGACCGGCGCGAAGAGCGCTTCGACGTCGCCCTTCACGTCGAAGAAGTCCACGTTGCGCGAGGCCACGCCCCATTGCTCGTCGAGCGCCGGACCATACGCGAGCGCGCCGATCATCTTCGGCTGCGCGAAGCCTTCGACTGCCAGTTCGCCCGCCTTCACCGACGCATCGCGCAGGAACACGCGCCCCGCCTCGAACACGCGGATGCGATCCGCGCGACGATTCAGGTTGTAGCGCAACACGTCGATGAGGCTGCCGAACAGCGTCGTTCGCATGACCGAATGCTGGCTCGCGATCGGATTGACGAGCTTCACCGGATTGTCGTTGCCGGCGAAGTCCTGCTCCCACTGCGCATCGACGAAACTGAAGTTCACGGTCTCCGCGTAATCGCGCGCGGCCACGGCATGACGCAGCGCGTGGATGGAACGCTTGGTCTCGTCGGTGCGACGCATCTCGCTCGCCGCCACCGGCGGACGCGCGGGAATCTTTTCGAAGCCGTAAATGCGCGCGACTTCCTCGATGAGGTCTTCCTCGATCTCGATGTCGAAGCGATACGGCGGCGGCGTCACCTTGAACGTGTCGCCGTCGCGCTCGAACGCGAGATTCAGCCGCGTGAAAATCTGCGCGATCTCTTCCGCGCCGATCTCGACACCGATGATGCGATGCGCGCGCGAGACGCGCATCGAAACCGGACGGCGCTCGGGCACGTTGAGGATCTGATCGTCGACGGGACCGGCTTCGCCGCCGCAGATATCGAGGATCAGTTGCGAGATGCGCTCGATGTGCTCGACCGTCGTCGCGTAATCGACGCCGCGCTCGAAGCGGTGCGCCGCATCCGTCGAGAAGTTGTACTTGCGCGCACGGCCGCGAATGGCGTCCGGCCACCAGAACGCGGCTTCCAGATAGATGTTGGCCGTATCGAGCGATACGGCGGTGCTGTCGCCGCCCATGATGCCGGCGAGACTTTCGACGTGGCGATCGTCCGCGATCACGCCGACGGTTTCATCCAGCTCGACAGTATTGCCGTTAAGCAGCTTGAGCGACTCGCCTTGTCTGCCCCAACGCACTTCGATCCCGCCGTGAATCTTGTCGAGATCGAAGACGTGCGTCGGGCGACCGAGCTCGAGCATCACGTAGTTCGAAATATCGACGAGCGCGGAAATGCTGCGCTGGCCCGAGCGTTCGAGACGCTCGACCATCCATTGCGGCGTCTTCCCGTGTGCGTTGACGCCACGGATCACGCGGCCCGAGAAGCGGCCGCACAGGTCGGGCGCGAGCACCTTGACGGGCAGCTTTTCGTCGAGCGTCGTCTTGACGGGCGGCATGTCGAGCGCCTTCAGCGGTGCGCCGGTGATCGCCGCGGTTTCGCGCGCGACGCCGAACACCGAGAGACAGTCCGCCTTGTTCGGCGTCAGCTTGATCTCGAAAACAGTGTCGTCGAGACTGAGCGCCTCGCGGATGTCCTGCCCGATCTTCGCGTCGGCGGACAGGATCAGCAGGCCGCTGTGATCTTCGGACAGCTTGAGTTCGCGCGCCGAGCACAGCATGCCCTGGCTATCGACGCCGCGCAGCTTCGCCGGCTTGATGGCGAATGGCTCGCCGCCCGCCTCGACCGGCGGCAGAACCGCGCCGATCAGCGCGACCGGCACCTTGATGCCCGGCGACACGTTCGGCGCGCCGCAGACGATGTTCAGACGCTCGCCCGTGCCGGCGTCGACCTGGCAGACGTTGAGCTTGTCGGCGTTCGGATGCTTGGCCACTTCCAGCACTTGCCCGACGACGATCTTGGTGGTCGGCGGCGCGACCGGCCGCAGGTCTTCGACTTCGAGACCGGCCATCGTCAGCGCGTGAGCGAGTTCGTCGGTGGAGAGCTTGGGATCGACGAAGCTGCGGAGCCAGGATTCGGGGAATTGCATGTGTGTCTACGTTCGAAATGTGGAGTTCTCGTCCGGCGCGTGCCGCGTGGCCGGACGTCGCATGGCGCGCGGGCGTTTCAGGCGAACTGTCGAAGGAAGCGCAGATCGTTTTCGAAGAAGAGGCGCAAGTCCTGGACGCCGTAACGCAGCATCGTCAGACGCTCGAGGCCGCTGCCGAACGCAAAGCCGATATAGCGCTCGGGATCGAGGCCCATGTTGCGGATGACGGTCGGATGCACCTGACCCGAGCCCGAAATCTCCAGCCACTTGCCCGCGTTCTTGCCGTGCTCGAACATCATGTCGATCTCGGCCGACGGCTCGGTGAACGGAAAGTACGACGGACGGAAACGCACGAGAATGTCGTCGCGCTCGAAGAACTTCTTGAGGAAATCGGTGTAGACGCCCTTCAGGTCCGCAAAGCTGATGTTCTCCTCGATCCACAGGCCTTCCACCTGATTGAACATCGGCGAATGGGTGGCGTCGCTGTCCACGCGATACGTGCGGCCGGGCACGATCACCTTGATCGGCGGCTTGTTCATGCGCGCGTAGCGCACCTGCATGGGGCTCGTGTGCGTGCGAAGCAGAAGCGGGCGTCCTTCGGCGTCCTTCCCGTTGACGTAGAAGGTGTCCTGCATCGAGCGCGCCGGATGGTTCTCGGGGCTGTTCAGCGCGGTGAAGTTGTACCAGTCCGTCTCGATCTCGGGACCGTCGGCAACGTCGAAGCCGATCGAGCCGAAGATTTTCTCGACGCGCTCCCAGGTTCGCATCACCGGATGCAGCGTGCCCGCGCCAGCGCCGCGCCCGGGCAGCGTCACGTCGATGGCTTCGGCTGCGAGCCGCTGGTTCAGAAGCGCATCGGCCAGCGCCTGACGACGCGCATTGAGCGCCGCCTCGACCTGCTGCTTCGCTACGTTGATGCGCGCGCCTTCCGTCTTCTTCGCGTCCGGATCGAGCTTGCCCAGGCCCTTCAGCAGCTCCGTCAGCGCGCCCGCCTTGCCGAGAAAGCGAGCCTTCTCGTTTTCGAGCGTGGTGGCATCCGTGGCGTTTTCAAAGGCGCTTTTCGCGTCGGCGACAATCTGGTCCAGATCCATTGATCCCATCTTTCCAAGTTCTGACTGAATGCGGTTTTGCGCGCGTCCTGGCGATGTTCAAGCCGCGCGCAAAACCGTCCGACCAACAAAAACGGGGCTCGGTGAGAGCCCCGTTTTCTGCCCTTGCGCCGCCGTCAACAACCCGGCGACGAAAAGGCGAACCACGCAGTACTAATTTCGCAATTAGGCTGCAACGGCGGCTTTCACCTGCTTGACGATCGCAGCAAAAGCAGCCTTGTCGAACACAGCCATGTCAGCCAGCACCTTGCGGTCGAGTTCGATCGACGCCTTCTTCAGGCCGTTGATGAACACGCTGTAGGTCATGTCGTGCTGACGCACCGCCGCGTTGATACGCGTGATCCACAATGCGCGGAACACACGCTTCTTGTTGCGGCGATCGCGATAGGCGTACTGGCCTGCGCGCATGACCGCCTGCTTGGCGATGCGATAGACGTTATTGCGACGGCCGCGGTAACCCTTGGCCAGACGGATGATCTTCTTGTGACGGGCCCGTGCGGTAACCCCACGTTTTACTCGAGGCATGTTGCTCTCCTTTGAGTGTTAGTTGAGGTTACGCGAACGGCAGCATTGCGCGGACGGAGTTCAGATCGGAATCGTGAACAGCCGTGGCGCCACGCAGATGGCGTTTGTTCTTGGTGGTTTTCTTGGTAAGAATGTGGCGCTTGAAGGCCTGACCGCGCTTGACGGTACCGCCCGGACGCACCACGAAGCGCTTTGCAGCACTCTTCTTGGTCTTCATCTTCGGCATGACAACTCCAGTTTATTAGATGGTCATGGGTGTGCGGTTGATCCCTCCGTACCGGCCAGAACCCCTTTCCGCCCTTCGAAACCCACGCTCCACTTGTGTGCGAACGGTCTACTAGGACCGCCGCCTTCATGAACGGCGCCGCTTGACGCGACGCCCTTCTGAACTTTCCGGCAATGCCGCGGCAGCCGTCTTGCGACGGCGCGCGATCCATTGCTCTTGCTTCCTTACTTGCCCTTCTTCTTCGGCGCCAGGACCATGATCATCTGGCGGCCTTCCATCTTCGGCATCTGCTCGACCTGGCCGACTTCGTCCAGGTCCGACTTCAGGCGTTCGAGCATGCGCATGCCAATTTCCTGGTGCGCCATTTCGCGGCCGCGAAAACGCAGCGTGATTTTCGTCTTGTCGCCGTCTTCGAGGAAGCGCGTGAGGTTGCGCAGCTTGACGTTGTAGTCACCGTCATCCGTGCCGGGGCGGAATTTGACTTCCTTCACCTGCACGATCTTCTGCTTGAGCTTCGCCTCGTGCTGCTTCTTCGCTTCCGAGTACTTGAACTTGCCGTAGTCCATCAAACGGCAGACAGGCGGTGAGGCCTGCGGCGCGATTTCGACGAGATCCACATCGAGCTGTTCCGATTGACGGAACGCCTCGGCCAGTTTCACGATCCCGAGCGGCTCGTTGTCCACTCCGACCAAGCGCACTTCCGGTGCGGAAATTTCACCGTTGATGCGATGTGACGACTTATCAGTAGCGATGTTACGTTTCCTCTAAAAATGAAAAAACAAGCCGCGCTGCGAGTGACTTACTTGAACGCCCGCACTTCCTCTTGCAGACGTTCGAGGAATGCGCCGACCGGCATGACGCCCAGATCGACACCGCCACGAGCACGCACGGCTACGGTTTGTGCCTCACGCTCCTTGTCCCCGACGACCAGCAAATAGGGAACCTTTTGCAGCGTGTGCTCGCGTATTTTATAGCTAATCTTCTCGTTGCGCAAATCGCTCTCAACTCTAAGCCCTTGTTTTTGCAACGATTGGGCGAGAGAAGCAGCATATTCGGCCTGACTTTCGGCAATATTCAGCACGACAGCCTGCACGGGCGCGAGCCACGGAGGCATTGCCCCGGCGTGGTGCTCGATCAGAATGCCGAGGAAGCGCTCCATCGACCCGACTATCGCGCGGTGAAGCATCACCGGACGACGGCGGCTATTGTCTTCCGCGACATACTCCGCGCCGAGACGCTCCGGCAGCACCATGTCGAGCTGCAGCGTGCCGCATTGCCAGGACCGTCCGAGCGCATCCTTGATGTGGTACTCGATCTTCGGACCGTAGAACGCGCCTTCGCCCGCGAGCTCTTCCCACTGTAGCCCGCACGCGGTGAGCGCCTCGCGCAGACCCTGTTCCGCGCGATCCCAGGTTTCGTCGGTGCCCGCGCGCTGCTCCGGGCGCAACGACAGCTTGATGTCGATGTGCTCGAAGCCGAAGTCCTTGTAGACGCTCATCGCGAGCGTGTTGAACGCGATCGATTCCGCGATGAACTGGTCTTCGGTACAGAAGATGTGTGCGTCGTCCTGCACGAAACCGCGCACGCGCATGAGCCCGTGCAGCGCGCCCGACGGCTCGTTGCGGTGGCACGAGCCAAATTCCGCGTAACGCAGCGGCAGATCGCGGTACGAGCGCAGACCGTGGTTGAACACCTGGACGTGGCCGGGGCAGTTCATCGGCTTGATGGCGTAGTCGCGCTTTTCCGATTCGGTCGTGAACATGTTTTCACGATAGTTCTGCCAGTGGCCCGACGCTTCCCAGAGCGACCGGTCCATGACCATCGGCGTCTTGATTTCGAGATAACCGGCCTCGTTCACGCGGCGGCGCATGTACTGCTCGACCTGCTGCCACAGCGACCAGCCCTTCGGATGCCAGAACACCATGCCCGGCGCCTCGTCCTGCAGATGGAACAGGTCGAGCTGCTTGCCGAGCTTGCGGTGGTCGCGCTTCTCCGCTTCCTCGAGCATGTGCAGGTACGCGTCCTGGTCTTCCTTCTTCGTCCAGGCGGTGCCGTAGATGCGCTGCAGTTGCTCGTTCTTCGAATCGCCGCGCCAGTACGCGCCCGCGAGCTTCATCAGCTTGAAAACCTTGAGCTTGCCGGTGGACGGTACGTGCGGGCCACGGCACAGGTCGGTGAAACCGCCGTGAGAGTAGAGCTTGATTTCGTCGCTGGCGGGAATCGACTCGATGATCTCCGCCTTGTACTTTTCGCCGATGCTCTTGAAGTAGTCGACGGCCTCGTCGCGCGAAACGACGCGGCGCGACACCGGCTCGTCTTTCTTCACGAGCTCCTGCATGCGCTTTTCGATCTTTTCCAGATCTTCGGGCGTGAAGGGACGGCTGTACGCGAAGTCGTAGTAGAAGCCGTTGTCGATGACCGGTCCGATGGTGACCTGCGCCTCGGGAAACAGGTCCTTGACCGCGTAGGCCAGAAGGTGCGCGGTGGAGTGACGAACGACATCGACGCCTTCCGGGTCTTTGTCGGTGACGATGGCGAGCGACGAATCGCGGTCGATCACGAAAGATGTATCGACGAGCTCGCCGTTCAGCTTGCCGGCGAGCGCCGCCTTGGCGAGGCCCGCGCCGATCGATGCCGCGACTTCCGCGACGGTCACCGGGTGGTCGTATTGGCGGACCGACCCATCAGGCAAACGTACCGAAACCATTTCGTTCTCCAGGACGCCGGCGCACGCCGAGCGAATTCGAATAACCACTGCCCCGCGACATCGATGAAACGGAAATCGAGGAACAAAAAAAATGCGGCCCCACTACCGAGGGGCCGCATTCACTTTTTACATACCGCGAGACAATTTGGCACAAGGCGAATTAGGTCCTCGACTAGCGTCGCTCCGAAGTTGTTTCGGTCAACGTTCGACGTGCCATTTTCGTATCGCCTTTTGCGCAATGCGCTTCTTGCGGATTGAAGCCTCGGAGAACCGGGACTTCGCTTTTCGTTGGTAGGCTCGATTGGACTCGAACCAACGACCCCCACCATGTCAAGGTGGTGCTCTAACCAGCTGAGCTACGAGCCTGAAAGAAGTGAGATTATATGGAGCGTTTCGAATCTTGGCAAGTCTTTCTGAACACGAATTCGAGATTCAACCGCAGAAACGCCCAAGTCCTCGCGTCATGCGGCTCAAGCACGCCGCGACGCCCGTATCACCCCGCCGATCTCCGCGAGCAACGTGCACGCGCGCTGTATCTGCGCAGCGCTCGACACCTCGACGGTGAACTGCATGTACGCGACGTTCCTGCGGCTCTGGCTTTTCACGCCGATCACGTTGATCTTCTCGCGCGCGAAGACCTCCGAAATATCCCGCAGAAGCCCCTGCCGATCCGCCGACTCGACCGCAAGATCGACCGGATACACCGACGATCCGCGCCCGTTGAGCACATCCGCCGACCACGTCGTATGCAGCACGCGCTCGGGCGAGCGCTGCGCCATGCGCTGGAACGTCGCGCAGTCGGTGCGATGAATCGACATGCCCTTGCCGCGCGTCACGAACCCCGCGATCGGATCGGGCGGCGCCGGACGGCAGCAGCGCGCGAGCTGCGTGAGCAGCGCGTCGACGCCGACGACGAGCACGCCCGTCGACGCGCCGTGGGCCACGCTCTGCCCGCTGCTGCGCTTTTCGAAGTGCGCGGGCGCTTCGGGTGCGGGCTCGGGCGGCGGTGTGTCGGAAAGCGCGTGTTCGATGTTGCGCAGGCTGAACTCGTCCTTCGCGACGACCGCGTATAACTCTTCCGGCGCCTTGAACCCGAGCTTGGCCGCGAGCTGATCCAGATTGACGGACGTCTTGCCCTCGCGCTGCAGCGTCTTTTCGACGATCGCGCGGCCCTGCGCGATGTTCTCTTCGGCATCGACCGCGTTGAACCACGCGCGCACCTTCTGCCGCGCGCGCGGGCTCTGCAGATAGCCGAGCTGCGGGTTGAGCCAGTCTCGCGAAGGCCCGCCCTCCTTCACCGCGATGATTTCGACGGTCTGCCCGTTCTGCAGCGGTGTGTTGAGCGGCACCATCGCGCCGTCGACGCGCGCCCCGCGGCAGCGATGCCCGAGTTCGCTATGCAGGTGATATGCGAAATCGACGGCGGTCGCGCCCTGCGGCAGTGCGATCACGCGCGCCTGAGGCGTCAGGACATAGATGTGATCGTCGTCGAGCGTGGCGTCGCGCAGATGCTGCCAGCCGGGACGATCGCCTTCGACATCGTCTTTCCATGCGAGAAGCTGGCGCAGCCACGCGATCTTCTCGTCGTATTTCTCGTTCGCCGTGACCTGGCCCGCGTAGCCGCGCGCGCCGGCTTCCTTGTAGCGCCAGTGGGCGGCCACGCCGTATTCGGCGAACTGATGCATCTCGTGCGTGCGGATTTGCACTTCGAACGCGCGGCCATCGTCGCCGACGACCACCGTATGCAGCGACTTGTAGCCGTTCGGCTTCGGCCGCGAGATGTAGTCGTCGAATTCGCGCGGCACCGGCTGCCACAGGTTGTGCACGATGCCGAGCACCGTGTAGCAATCCTTGATATCGCCGACGATCACGCGAAACGCGCGCACGTCGTTAAGCTCCGAGAAGTCGAGATGCTTGCCGCGCATCTTCTTCCAGATGCTGTAGATGTGCTTGGGCCGGCCGCTCACCTCGGCCTTGATCTGCGCGGTGTCCAGTTCCTTTTGCAGCCGCGCGATGGCGCCGGTCACATACGATTCGCGCTCGACGCGTTTCTCATCGAGCAGCTTCGCGATGCGCTTGTAGGTGACGGGGTCCTCGAAGCGGAACGACAGGTCTTCGAGTTCCCATTTCAGTTGCCAGATGCCGAGCCGGTTGGCAAGCGGCGCGTAGATTTCGAGCGTCTCGCGCGGCACGTCGGGCGACGGGTCGGTCTTGTGCGCCGCGTGGTAGCGCAGCGTCTGCAAGCGGGACGCGAGGCGGATCAGCACCACGCGTATGTCCTGCGCGAAGGCAAGCAGCATCTTGCGCAGCGATTCGACTTGCGCGCGCCGCGCCGCCTGCGCATCGCGCGTGTTGTGCGGCAGTTCGGCGAGCGTCGCGCGGGAACTCAGCGAGCCGAGCCGCAAGAGCTTGCGCACGTCGCCGACGAGCCGCTGCACTTCCGCACCGAAGCGCTCCGCGATCAGCTTCTCCGGATCGTCGAGATGCGGCGCGAGCGCGAAGAGCGCGGCGGCGGCGATCGCGTGCGGATCGACGTTGAGCGTCTGCATGATGCGCGCGGTGCCGGCCGCATGTTCGGCGAGCAGTTCGCCGGTCGAGAGCCGCGCATCCTTCGCGTGATCGCGCACGAACGCGAGCGCGTCGTCGATGGACGGCTCAGGCAACGTATCGGCGGGGACGGCGGTCTCGGTCATGCGGGCACACTACGGCGGCGGACGTGCTTTAGCTGCGCTGCGCCGCCACCACGACGACTTCCACGAGGCAAGCGGGGTTCGCGAGCTTCGCCTCGACGGTCGCGCGCGGCGGCGTGTGGCCGGGCGCCACCCACGCGTCCCAGACGGCGTTCATGCCGGCGAAGTGCTCCATGTCCGAGATGTAGATCTGCACCGACAGCAGATGCGACTTGTCGCTGTTCGCCTCCTCGAGCAGACGGTCGATATGACCCAGCACTTCGCGCGTCTGGCCCGCGATGTCCTGGTTCGTGTCTTCCGCGATCTGCCCCGCGAGATACACGGTGCCGTTGTGAATCGCGATCTCGGAAAGCCGC from Caballeronia sp. Lep1P3 harbors:
- a CDS encoding bifunctional (p)ppGpp synthetase/guanosine-3',5'-bis(diphosphate) 3'-pyrophosphohydrolase encodes the protein MTETAVPADTLPEPSIDDALAFVRDHAKDARLSTGELLAEHAAGTARIMQTLNVDPHAIAAAALFALAPHLDDPEKLIAERFGAEVQRLVGDVRKLLRLGSLSSRATLAELPHNTRDAQAARRAQVESLRKMLLAFAQDIRVVLIRLASRLQTLRYHAAHKTDPSPDVPRETLEIYAPLANRLGIWQLKWELEDLSFRFEDPVTYKRIAKLLDEKRVERESYVTGAIARLQKELDTAQIKAEVSGRPKHIYSIWKKMRGKHLDFSELNDVRAFRVIVGDIKDCYTVLGIVHNLWQPVPREFDDYISRPKPNGYKSLHTVVVGDDGRAFEVQIRTHEMHQFAEYGVAAHWRYKEAGARGYAGQVTANEKYDEKIAWLRQLLAWKDDVEGDRPGWQHLRDATLDDDHIYVLTPQARVIALPQGATAVDFAYHLHSELGHRCRGARVDGAMVPLNTPLQNGQTVEIIAVKEGGPSRDWLNPQLGYLQSPRARQKVRAWFNAVDAEENIAQGRAIVEKTLQREGKTSVNLDQLAAKLGFKAPEELYAVVAKDEFSLRNIEHALSDTPPPEPAPEAPAHFEKRSSGQSVAHGASTGVLVVGVDALLTQLARCCRPAPPDPIAGFVTRGKGMSIHRTDCATFQRMAQRSPERVLHTTWSADVLNGRGSSVYPVDLAVESADRQGLLRDISEVFAREKINVIGVKSQSRRNVAYMQFTVEVSSAAQIQRACTLLAEIGGVIRASRRA
- a CDS encoding RidA family protein, with the translated sequence MAVTRHHVGARLSEIAIHNGTVYLAGQIAEDTNQDIAGQTREVLGHIDRLLEEANSDKSHLLSVQIYISDMEHFAGMNAVWDAWVAPGHTPPRATVEAKLANPACLVEVVVVAAQRS